Proteins from one Pontibacter korlensis genomic window:
- a CDS encoding HTTM domain-containing protein, which translates to MQQLLKPISIYPLVYFRILFGLLMFCEGVGAVLIGWVQDHYVAPSYHFGYIGLEWIKPLPGSGMVYLYLLMAMLGAMIMVGWRYKISSFIFFLLFGYSFFSEKTHYLNHHYLIFLVSGLMVLLPAHRKLSLDVRRQPDLENDVAPQWTLWLFRVQLLIVYFYAGIAKIQPDWMAAKSVSIWMSHKTHYYIIGPYLNTPFMIWMISWGGVVFDLLIGFALLWPRTRMAAFWLAFAFHIFNSAVFHVGVFPYFMIAANVLFFTPEQIARWFFRKEISPVSLESQPLKQPTWQRRLGVQFFILYLGWQLLFPLRHFFIPGDVNWTEEGHRFSWRMMLRTKSGNVYFTVRDAATQRSEIVWPKVYLVKEQLKELHKHPDMIWQFAQFLKEEYKKQGMVSPEVYAHSSLSLNGYPRYPIVDPTVDLAALPYTWGAKNWVTPRPVADGWPWVKRVLSEAETKE; encoded by the coding sequence ATGCAACAGCTCCTGAAGCCCATATCAATATATCCGCTGGTTTACTTCCGTATCCTGTTCGGTTTGTTGATGTTTTGTGAAGGCGTGGGAGCCGTGCTGATAGGATGGGTGCAGGACCATTATGTGGCACCTTCCTACCACTTCGGGTACATTGGGCTGGAGTGGATTAAGCCGCTGCCAGGCAGTGGTATGGTGTACCTGTACCTGCTAATGGCAATGCTGGGAGCTATGATTATGGTGGGCTGGCGCTACAAAATATCCTCATTTATCTTCTTTCTGCTTTTTGGCTACAGTTTTTTCAGTGAAAAAACGCACTACCTCAATCATCACTACCTTATTTTTCTGGTAAGCGGGCTGATGGTGCTGTTACCTGCGCACCGGAAGCTTTCTCTGGATGTAAGGCGGCAACCTGATTTAGAAAATGATGTGGCGCCACAGTGGACACTTTGGCTTTTCAGGGTGCAGCTCCTGATCGTATATTTCTACGCCGGCATTGCCAAAATCCAGCCCGACTGGATGGCAGCAAAGTCAGTGAGTATCTGGATGTCGCATAAGACCCACTATTACATCATTGGACCATACTTGAACACGCCTTTTATGATCTGGATGATCAGTTGGGGAGGCGTGGTGTTTGACTTGCTGATTGGCTTTGCTTTGCTGTGGCCCCGCACGCGTATGGCGGCCTTCTGGTTAGCCTTTGCCTTTCATATTTTCAACTCTGCTGTTTTCCATGTAGGAGTGTTCCCATACTTTATGATTGCAGCCAATGTGCTCTTTTTTACCCCGGAGCAGATTGCCCGTTGGTTCTTCCGGAAAGAAATATCGCCTGTAAGCTTGGAAAGCCAGCCTCTGAAGCAACCAACATGGCAGAGGCGCCTGGGCGTGCAGTTCTTTATACTTTACCTGGGATGGCAGTTGCTGTTTCCGCTTCGGCACTTCTTTATTCCCGGAGATGTGAACTGGACCGAGGAAGGCCACCGTTTTTCGTGGCGCATGATGCTGCGCACAAAGAGTGGCAACGTGTACTTTACTGTGCGTGATGCGGCCACCCAACGGTCTGAAATTGTGTGGCCGAAAGTATACCTGGTAAAGGAGCAGCTAAAAGAGCTGCACAAGCACCCTGACATGATCTGGCAGTTTGCCCAGTTTCTGAAGGAGGAGTATAAAAAACAAGGTATGGTTAGCCCTGAGGTATACGCTCACTCTAGCCTTAGCTTAAACGGCTACCCAAGGTACCCAATAGTAGACCCTACTGTAGATTTAGCCGCTTTGCCTTATACTTGGGGTGCTAAAAATTGGGTAACGCCACGACCTGTTGCAGATGGCTGGCCCTGGGTAAAACGGGTGCTCTCGGAGGCGGAGACAAAAGAGTAA
- a CDS encoding aldo/keto reductase, with product MAETTTPTFQRTFTIGGDLTVNRMGYGAMRITGEGIWGPPKDREEAVRVLRRTVELGIDFIDTADSYGPDVSEELIAEALYPYPEGLVIATKGGLTRTGPNQWPINAHPDHLRRALEGSLKRLRLDRIDLYQLHRVDPEVPYEKTLEFLQQVQEEGLVKHIGLSEVDVDQIKKAQEYVKVVSVQNKYSVDFRKWENELEYCEQQDMAFIPWNPINAGNIDELEPLNKVAQKHNASPYQVALSWLLHKSPNILLIPGTSKVKHLEENYKAASILLSGEDMEELEKLRKDE from the coding sequence ATGGCAGAAACAACAACACCTACCTTTCAAAGAACTTTCACGATTGGCGGCGACCTTACTGTAAACAGAATGGGCTACGGTGCCATGCGCATAACTGGCGAAGGCATCTGGGGGCCACCAAAAGACAGAGAGGAAGCAGTTCGTGTCTTGAGGAGAACAGTAGAGCTAGGTATCGATTTTATCGACACTGCAGACAGCTACGGACCAGATGTGTCGGAGGAGCTGATTGCAGAGGCACTTTATCCTTATCCGGAGGGGCTGGTAATTGCTACGAAAGGCGGTTTAACACGCACAGGCCCGAACCAATGGCCAATTAACGCGCACCCAGACCACCTGCGCCGCGCCCTGGAAGGAAGCCTGAAGCGCCTTAGACTCGATAGGATAGACCTCTACCAGTTGCACCGGGTAGACCCGGAGGTGCCTTACGAAAAAACGCTGGAGTTTCTACAGCAGGTACAGGAAGAAGGGCTAGTTAAACATATTGGCCTCTCAGAAGTGGATGTAGACCAGATAAAGAAGGCACAGGAGTATGTAAAGGTAGTTTCAGTCCAGAACAAGTATAGCGTGGATTTCCGCAAGTGGGAGAATGAGCTGGAGTACTGCGAGCAGCAGGACATGGCCTTTATCCCCTGGAACCCTATCAATGCAGGAAACATAGATGAACTGGAGCCACTGAACAAGGTGGCACAGAAGCATAATGCCTCTCCTTACCAGGTAGCCCTAAGCTGGCTACTGCACAAGTCGCCGAACATTCTCCTGATTCCGGGCACATCTAAGGTAAAACACCTGGAAGAAAACTATAAAGCTGCCTCCATATTACTCTCCGGAGAAGACATGGAGGAGCTGGAAAAGCTAAGGAAGGATGAATAG
- a CDS encoding proline iminopeptidase-family hydrolase, which produces MKLSTASAALLAILLTQGCSAPADSTAVSNEQTTTSYLDYSGREDELSGGARMIKINTPKGEFNVWTKRVGNNPTMKVLLLHGGPGGTHEAFECFDSYFPKAGIEYYYYDQLGSHYSDQPADTSLWNIERFVEEVEQVRQALGLNKDNFYLLGHSWGGILATEYALKHQDKLKGLIISNMMSSVPAYNQYAEEVLGPQMPPAVLSEIKQIEAKSDFSNPRYMELLLPNFYTKHALRMPLEQWPDPVNRMFNHMNQTVYVQMQGPSEFGIRGNASLRNWDRSADLPKIQVPTLTIGGQHDTMDPEHMKWMASQLPQGRYLHCPEGSHMAMYDDQKTYFNGLVKFVKDVDSKAMVKE; this is translated from the coding sequence ATGAAACTATCAACAGCATCCGCGGCACTTCTGGCTATACTTTTAACACAAGGTTGTTCAGCTCCTGCAGACTCCACGGCAGTATCAAACGAACAAACCACTACTTCTTATCTGGACTATTCTGGCCGTGAGGATGAATTGAGTGGAGGTGCCAGGATGATCAAAATCAACACACCAAAAGGTGAGTTTAATGTCTGGACCAAGCGCGTTGGCAACAACCCTACCATGAAGGTGCTCTTACTGCATGGCGGCCCGGGAGGCACACACGAGGCTTTTGAATGCTTTGACAGTTACTTTCCGAAAGCGGGAATAGAATATTACTACTACGACCAGCTTGGCTCCCACTACAGCGACCAACCTGCCGATACCAGCCTCTGGAACATTGAGCGTTTTGTGGAGGAGGTTGAGCAGGTACGACAGGCATTGGGTCTGAATAAAGACAACTTTTACCTGCTCGGCCACTCCTGGGGAGGTATACTGGCAACAGAATATGCGTTAAAGCACCAGGACAAACTGAAGGGCCTGATTATTTCTAACATGATGTCAAGCGTTCCTGCTTATAACCAGTATGCTGAAGAGGTACTAGGACCGCAGATGCCACCTGCTGTACTTTCAGAAATAAAGCAGATTGAGGCTAAAAGCGATTTTTCGAACCCGCGCTATATGGAGCTGTTACTGCCCAACTTTTACACAAAACACGCTCTGCGCATGCCTTTAGAGCAATGGCCTGACCCAGTTAACAGAATGTTCAACCACATGAACCAAACGGTGTATGTGCAAATGCAAGGGCCCAGCGAGTTTGGTATAAGAGGAAATGCTTCGCTGAGAAACTGGGACCGTTCCGCCGATCTTCCTAAAATCCAGGTGCCAACCCTTACCATAGGTGGCCAGCACGACACCATGGACCCGGAGCATATGAAATGGATGGCCAGCCAGCTACCGCAGGGCCGCTACCTGCACTGCCCGGAAGGGAGCCACATGGCTATGTATGACGACCAGAAAACATACTTTAACGGCTTAGTGAAGTTTGTTAAAGATGTTGATAGCAAAGCTATGGTGAAAGAATAA
- a CDS encoding DUF1059 domain-containing protein — protein sequence MKTLKCRDAGFDCDGVVRGNSDQEVLEQAGKHAKEVHGVTVTPELAAQLKPLIKEDGKQR from the coding sequence ATGAAGACTTTAAAATGCCGAGATGCCGGGTTCGACTGTGATGGTGTAGTACGGGGAAACTCTGATCAGGAAGTATTGGAGCAGGCAGGCAAACACGCAAAAGAGGTACATGGCGTAACTGTCACCCCTGAACTTGCAGCACAGCTAAAACCGCTGATCAAGGAAGACGGAAAGCAGCGATAG
- a CDS encoding NUDIX hydrolase, whose product MAQQPTDIPFSFPFLSELTLDCVILAFHEDKLKVLLLRLRQTQDWSLPGGLIRKDEGVDEAACRTLKERTGLEHIFLQQFKVFGQVKRYDKEEIKEKLKHLVAPEKWFDRAVSVGYYALVDYAKVTPAPDALADECRWWDVQSLPSLLFDHQHIIQVARQSLRIQLNWQPIGYNLLPEEFTMPELQRLYETILGRALDPRNFQRKMLGLGILDRLGIRRKGGAHKAPYLYRFNKGHYDAVLKEGNMFFT is encoded by the coding sequence GTGGCGCAACAACCTACAGACATACCATTTTCATTCCCGTTCCTGTCTGAGCTTACGTTGGACTGCGTTATACTGGCTTTTCATGAGGATAAGCTAAAAGTGTTGCTCCTGCGCTTACGCCAAACACAGGATTGGAGCTTACCTGGTGGACTTATACGCAAAGATGAGGGAGTGGATGAAGCTGCTTGCCGTACCCTAAAAGAGCGTACAGGTTTAGAGCATATATTTCTGCAGCAGTTTAAGGTGTTTGGACAGGTAAAGCGTTATGATAAGGAAGAAATAAAAGAAAAGTTAAAGCATCTGGTAGCCCCGGAGAAATGGTTTGATCGTGCTGTATCTGTAGGTTACTATGCGCTGGTAGATTATGCAAAGGTTACTCCTGCTCCTGATGCTTTGGCTGATGAATGCCGCTGGTGGGATGTGCAGAGCTTACCGTCACTGCTGTTCGATCATCAACACATCATTCAGGTAGCACGCCAGTCGCTACGAATTCAGCTCAACTGGCAACCTATAGGCTACAACCTGCTGCCGGAGGAATTTACCATGCCTGAGTTACAGCGCCTGTATGAGACTATACTTGGCAGAGCCTTGGATCCACGCAACTTTCAGCGTAAAATGTTGGGTTTGGGCATTCTAGATCGCTTAGGTATACGCCGAAAAGGAGGCGCACATAAAGCTCCTTATTTGTACAGGTTCAACAAAGGGCACTACGATGCTGTGCTGAAAGAAGGAAACATGTTTTTCACATAA
- a CDS encoding carboxylesterase/lipase family protein produces the protein MQHLKTLFLFLLLSMQLLPATYAQKKAKSTGKLAANQAKTVNGIVEGSLEKSGIRSFKGIPFAAPPVGDLRWREPQPVANWKGVRNAKNFGPRAMQLPIFGDMNFRSDGVSEDCLYLNVWTPAKSENEKLPVLVYFYGGGFVAGDGSEPRYDGESMAKKGIVTLTVNYRLGAFGFFAHPELTKESPHNSSGNYGYLDQNAALRWVKENIAAFGGDPSKVTIAGESAGSISVSAQMASPLSKNLIAGAIGESGALVNSALDPIPLAEAEQNGVKFANSLGANSLDALRAIPAQQLLEASAKPGIGRFMPTIDGYLFPKAPVAIFAAGEQAKVPLLAGWNSEEMTYMAVLGNEKPTVENYRKALKRLYGDKAEEVLQVYPASTEEEVLQAAADLAGDRFIAYSTWKWIDLHNKTSSQPVYRYLYSRPRPPMVPEMGNASPGLAGGVVKEDDPKAIKMPQAKGAVHSAEIEYAMGNLATNKVYAWTPDDYKVSEVMQNYFANFIKTGDPNGKGLPTWPALNKGEKAQVLHIDVHTEAKPVQDRARYETLDKLHKK, from the coding sequence ATGCAACACCTAAAAACGCTCTTTCTTTTTTTGCTACTGAGCATGCAGCTGTTACCAGCCACCTATGCCCAGAAAAAAGCAAAGTCTACTGGTAAGCTGGCAGCTAACCAGGCCAAGACAGTAAACGGTATAGTGGAGGGCAGCCTAGAAAAAAGCGGCATACGCTCTTTTAAAGGAATACCTTTTGCCGCACCTCCCGTAGGTGACCTGCGCTGGCGAGAGCCACAACCGGTGGCAAACTGGAAAGGTGTGCGCAATGCCAAAAACTTTGGGCCACGTGCCATGCAGCTCCCGATTTTTGGCGATATGAACTTCCGGTCCGATGGTGTGAGTGAGGATTGCCTATACCTAAACGTATGGACACCGGCCAAATCGGAGAATGAGAAGCTGCCGGTGCTGGTATACTTCTATGGAGGAGGTTTTGTGGCAGGGGATGGATCTGAGCCACGGTATGACGGAGAAAGTATGGCCAAAAAAGGTATCGTAACGCTTACGGTGAATTACCGCCTGGGTGCGTTTGGTTTCTTTGCGCACCCTGAGCTTACCAAAGAATCGCCGCACAACTCCTCAGGCAACTATGGCTACCTGGATCAGAATGCTGCCCTGCGCTGGGTGAAGGAGAATATTGCCGCCTTTGGCGGAGACCCTTCCAAGGTAACTATAGCAGGGGAGTCGGCAGGCTCTATCTCAGTAAGTGCACAGATGGCAAGCCCATTGTCCAAGAACTTAATTGCAGGAGCCATTGGAGAGAGTGGTGCCTTGGTTAACTCTGCTTTGGATCCTATTCCGCTGGCAGAAGCAGAGCAGAACGGGGTGAAATTTGCCAATAGCCTTGGTGCAAACTCCTTAGATGCGCTTCGTGCCATACCTGCGCAGCAGCTCCTGGAGGCCTCTGCCAAACCGGGAATAGGACGCTTTATGCCGACTATCGATGGTTATCTCTTCCCAAAGGCACCTGTTGCTATTTTTGCTGCGGGTGAGCAGGCAAAAGTGCCGCTGCTGGCTGGCTGGAACTCCGAAGAAATGACCTATATGGCTGTACTGGGAAATGAAAAGCCAACGGTAGAGAACTACAGAAAAGCGCTAAAGCGCCTGTATGGAGACAAAGCCGAGGAGGTTCTGCAAGTTTACCCTGCCTCCACGGAAGAGGAGGTACTACAGGCAGCCGCTGATCTGGCCGGGGACCGTTTTATCGCCTACAGTACCTGGAAATGGATAGACCTGCACAATAAGACAAGCAGCCAGCCTGTTTACCGATACCTTTATTCCCGCCCTCGCCCGCCAATGGTGCCTGAAATGGGTAATGCTTCTCCTGGTCTGGCTGGCGGAGTTGTGAAAGAGGATGACCCGAAGGCCATTAAAATGCCACAGGCCAAAGGGGCGGTGCACTCTGCAGAGATTGAGTATGCCATGGGAAACCTCGCTACAAACAAAGTATATGCCTGGACACCGGATGACTACAAAGTATCGGAAGTGATGCAAAACTACTTTGCCAACTTTATCAAAACCGGTGATCCGAACGGCAAAGGACTTCCGACCTGGCCAGCACTTAATAAAGGGGAGAAGGCACAAGTACTGCACATCGATGTACATACCGAGGCTAAGCCAGTGCAAGACCGTGCCCGTTATGAGACACTTGATAAACTGCACAAGAAGTAG
- a CDS encoding DUF748 domain-containing protein: MVLKKSYTTAAAVILLLIAFRIALPYIVEDYVNRTLNALPGYKGHVEDVDLSLYRGAYRIEGLILEEEGGNPKYPFLKIAESDLSIEWKSLFKGKVVGEVIMRQPQLNMVEAKPNAAPTEEPTKEHWTEVVKDLMPITINRFIVNNGKLAYLDFNKKPSIDLHISDMQMVALNLANVEDAGNELPSTVRLTGTSVGGGALEGSMKANLLKEIPDFDMTAQLTSVDLTSINDFIKAYGKFDVERGRMDLYSELKLMDGQLNGYVKPFFENVKVLNWEKDKQEDGFFRAAWEAVAGLFTEAAENQKRDQIATQVPIEGNINQPDTDATATFLNILRHAFIKAFNKGIEAEASAGQGKE, encoded by the coding sequence ATGGTTTTAAAGAAGTCATATACAACAGCAGCAGCCGTTATTCTATTGCTGATAGCTTTTAGGATAGCGCTCCCTTACATTGTAGAAGATTATGTAAACAGGACGCTGAATGCTCTTCCGGGCTACAAAGGGCATGTAGAAGATGTTGATTTGAGCCTGTACCGGGGAGCTTACAGAATAGAAGGCCTGATACTGGAAGAAGAAGGAGGCAACCCTAAGTATCCTTTTCTGAAAATAGCTGAATCCGACCTGTCAATTGAGTGGAAATCTCTTTTTAAAGGAAAGGTTGTGGGAGAGGTAATCATGAGACAGCCCCAGTTAAACATGGTTGAGGCAAAGCCTAACGCAGCACCCACAGAAGAACCTACCAAAGAACACTGGACCGAGGTTGTAAAAGACCTGATGCCCATTACCATTAACCGCTTTATAGTTAATAACGGCAAATTGGCTTACCTCGACTTTAACAAAAAACCTTCGATAGACCTGCACATAAGCGATATGCAGATGGTAGCGCTGAACCTGGCTAATGTTGAAGATGCAGGCAATGAACTTCCCTCTACTGTGCGGCTTACCGGTACATCGGTAGGTGGCGGAGCCTTAGAAGGAAGTATGAAAGCAAACCTGCTTAAGGAGATTCCTGACTTTGACATGACGGCCCAGCTCACCAGTGTAGACCTGACCAGCATCAACGATTTTATAAAAGCCTACGGTAAGTTTGATGTGGAAAGAGGAAGAATGGACCTGTACAGCGAGCTTAAGCTAATGGACGGGCAACTGAATGGATACGTAAAGCCCTTCTTTGAAAATGTGAAGGTGCTTAACTGGGAAAAGGATAAGCAAGAAGACGGCTTTTTCAGGGCTGCCTGGGAGGCTGTAGCTGGTTTATTTACTGAGGCTGCAGAAAACCAGAAACGGGATCAAATAGCCACACAGGTGCCTATAGAGGGAAACATCAACCAACCTGATACCGATGCCACAGCGACTTTCCTGAACATTCTGCGGCACGCTTTTATCAAAGCCTTCAACAAGGGAATAGAAGCAGAAGCATCAGCAGGACAGGGAAAAGAATAA
- a CDS encoding SGNH/GDSL hydrolase family protein, with protein sequence MIIKPTHLLAAFGLFCLSCTSTQKGTEQATELPATALQAYGRYQLTDVQQLELISSAVHFGFSFEGKEARVFASVPDGYSHGYLQYELDGEYQERVKITGNSAGPLVITAPTEGKHTVWIYKATEAHTGPILIEKVAGENLQALQRPEAPMIEFIGNSITCGAAADPSEVACGAGEYHDQHNAYMAYAPRIARALDVNYVLSSVSGIGAYRNWNSNGPTMPEVYGKVDFQANTSKQWDFSTFTPQVVSIALGTNDFSNGDGKKERLPFDSASFVNSYIKFVHQVKSKYPQARIALLSSPMLNGSSRQKLENCLTAIKTNVDAASPSDEPVALHFFQPIQARGCTGHPSVEDHAILAQELEPFFKELLTPQLK encoded by the coding sequence ATGATCATAAAACCCACGCACTTGTTAGCCGCCTTTGGCCTGTTTTGCCTGAGCTGCACTTCCACCCAAAAAGGTACTGAGCAAGCTACTGAACTTCCTGCAACTGCCCTGCAGGCTTATGGACGCTATCAGCTTACTGATGTACAACAACTGGAGCTAATCAGTTCGGCAGTACATTTTGGGTTTAGCTTCGAAGGTAAAGAAGCTCGTGTTTTTGCTTCCGTTCCAGATGGCTATTCGCATGGCTATTTGCAGTATGAGCTGGATGGAGAATACCAGGAAAGAGTAAAGATAACAGGTAACTCAGCTGGCCCACTTGTTATAACTGCCCCGACAGAAGGCAAACACACTGTCTGGATCTATAAAGCCACCGAGGCACATACAGGGCCTATACTTATTGAAAAAGTAGCAGGTGAAAACCTGCAGGCACTGCAAAGGCCTGAAGCTCCTATGATAGAATTTATAGGCAACAGTATTACCTGTGGCGCTGCTGCCGACCCATCGGAAGTAGCCTGTGGTGCTGGAGAATACCACGATCAGCACAATGCTTACATGGCGTATGCCCCCCGGATAGCCCGCGCACTTGATGTGAACTATGTACTCAGCAGTGTGAGCGGAATTGGAGCTTACCGTAACTGGAACAGCAACGGTCCTACCATGCCAGAGGTGTATGGTAAGGTAGATTTCCAGGCAAACACTTCAAAGCAATGGGACTTCAGCACCTTTACGCCACAGGTAGTAAGTATAGCGCTGGGCACGAACGACTTCAGTAACGGCGACGGTAAAAAAGAGAGGCTGCCTTTCGATAGTGCGAGCTTTGTAAACAGCTATATCAAGTTTGTGCACCAGGTAAAATCAAAGTACCCGCAGGCCCGCATCGCGCTTCTGAGCAGTCCCATGTTGAATGGCAGTAGCAGACAAAAACTGGAGAACTGCCTTACAGCCATCAAAACAAACGTAGATGCTGCTAGTCCCTCTGATGAGCCTGTAGCCTTGCATTTCTTTCAGCCAATCCAGGCAAGAGGCTGTACAGGGCACCCTAGCGTAGAAGACCATGCCATACTGGCACAGGAGCTAGAGCCGTTTTTTAAAGAGTTGCTCACACCACAGCTAAAGTAA
- a CDS encoding glycoside hydrolase family 88 protein has protein sequence MLNKTLFAKVLLLAGISLGTAACSSSEQTQATELSASESVASFADASIKEAAAQYKYLMSRLPQDRLPKTYHAERDELETSGSEWWTSGFYPGTLLYLYEETGDQALYDEAIRVLGLLEKEQHNTSTHDLGFMMYDSFGNVHRIKPSPAYKQVLLNSAKSLATRFNPKVGAIRSWDSAPEDFIVIIDNMMNLDLLFWATKETGDSTYYDIAVTHANTTMQHHFRPDNSSYHVINYNPATGEVQEKKTAQGAADESAWARGQAWGLYGFVDAYRETKDENYLQQAQRIADFTLHHPNLPQDKVPYWDFNAPGIPDALRDASAAAITASALLELNLYVGETKKKEYLQAAESILRSLSSETYMAAPGTNGGFILKHGVGHKPAGTEVDVPLTYADYYYVEALKRYKALAEKEQA, from the coding sequence ATGCTAAACAAAACTCTTTTTGCGAAAGTCCTTCTGCTGGCAGGCATTAGCCTCGGTACCGCTGCCTGTAGCAGCAGCGAGCAAACACAGGCTACGGAGCTGAGCGCCTCAGAAAGTGTAGCGTCCTTTGCTGATGCAAGTATTAAAGAAGCTGCTGCGCAATATAAATACCTGATGTCGCGCCTGCCACAAGACAGGCTGCCCAAAACCTACCATGCCGAAAGGGATGAGTTGGAAACCAGTGGCTCGGAGTGGTGGACCAGCGGCTTTTATCCGGGCACACTGCTTTACCTGTATGAGGAAACAGGAGACCAGGCGCTGTATGATGAGGCCATACGTGTGCTGGGCTTGCTGGAAAAAGAGCAGCACAACACCTCCACCCACGATTTGGGCTTTATGATGTACGACAGCTTTGGCAATGTACACCGCATCAAACCCTCTCCTGCTTACAAGCAGGTGCTTCTAAACAGTGCCAAATCTCTTGCCACCCGCTTCAACCCTAAAGTAGGTGCTATCCGATCCTGGGACTCTGCTCCGGAAGACTTTATCGTAATCATCGATAACATGATGAACCTCGACCTGCTCTTTTGGGCAACGAAGGAAACCGGTGATTCTACCTATTACGACATTGCCGTTACGCATGCCAACACCACCATGCAGCACCACTTCCGCCCCGATAACAGCTCATACCATGTTATAAACTATAATCCGGCAACCGGCGAAGTACAGGAGAAGAAAACTGCCCAGGGAGCAGCTGATGAATCGGCTTGGGCCAGAGGCCAGGCATGGGGGCTATACGGGTTTGTAGATGCTTACCGCGAGACCAAAGATGAAAATTACCTGCAGCAGGCACAGCGTATTGCAGATTTCACATTACACCACCCCAACCTGCCGCAAGACAAAGTTCCTTACTGGGACTTCAATGCACCTGGTATTCCGGACGCGCTACGTGATGCATCAGCTGCAGCTATCACCGCATCAGCTTTACTTGAGCTGAACCTTTATGTAGGGGAAACAAAAAAGAAAGAGTACCTGCAGGCGGCAGAGAGCATCCTTCGAAGCCTGTCTTCTGAAACCTATATGGCTGCCCCTGGCACAAACGGTGGCTTCATTCTGAAGCACGGAGTAGGACACAAACCTGCCGGAACAGAGGTTGATGTGCCACTCACGTATGCCGACTACTATTATGTGGAGGCCCTTAAGCGTTATAAAGCATTGGCCGAAAAGGAGCAAGCGTAA